GCGGGGTTGAAGTAATGGATATTTAGCAGCCGCTGGGGGTTCTGGGTGACTTCGGCCAGCTTGGAGCTGACGATATTGGAGCTGTTGGTTCCCAGAATGGCGTCTGGCTTACACAGCTTGCTGATTCGCCCGAATAACTCCCGCTTAATCTCCAGATCTTCGATAATGGCCTCAATGACCAAATCAGCCTGGGTCGCCGCGCCGTCTACATCCTGAGAAAAGGACAAACTGGCCGAGATCTGGTCGGCTTCGGCTTGCGTGATGCGGCCCTTGGCCACCCGGCCCGCCAGATAGTCGTCGGCCCATTTTTGCGCCTTTTCCACCGCGCTGGGGAAGGGGTCGCAGAGGATGATCTGGTAGCCGCTGGCCCGACCGTTGAGAGCGGTATTCATAGCAATCTGCTGACCCATGGCCCCAGCGCCGATCACCACAATGGTTTTGACCTGCTCAATGTTCATTTGACACACCTCATTTTATAATAAAAGTCATTGGATTGGAATTACAGCTTTTCAATAATTGTTGCCATGGATTGCCCGCCGCCGATGCACAGTGTGGCTAATCCATACCGGCCGCCGGTACGCTGGAGGTTATGCAGCAGGGTAACGATCAGGCGGGTGCCGGTGCTGCCCAGGGGGTGCCCCAGAGCGATGGCTCCGCCGTTGATGTTGACCTTTTCCGGATTCAAACCCAGGTCGTGGGTACAAGCCAATGCCTGGGAGGCGAAGGCCTCGTTCAGTTCCACCAAATCCATCTGGTCCACGGTCATTCCGGTACGCTCCATCAGCCTGCGGGTTGCGACCACCGGGCCATAGCCCATAATGGCCGGGTCCAGGGCGGCTCTGGTGATGCCTACGATTCTCGCCAGAGGCTTCAGCCCCGTCTCATTCATTTTGCGCTCAGACATCAGCACCAGAGCAGAGGCTCCGTCGTTGAGGCCGCAGGAGTTGCCCGCGGTTACGGTTCCGTCCGGCTTGACGATGGGCTTCAGTCCAGCCAGAATTTCCATGGTGGTGCCGGAGCGGGGAAACTCGTCGGTATCAAATACAAAGGTTTTTCTTTTTTCTTTTACCTCCACCGGGAGAATTTCTTCTTTAAAATGACCGGCAGCAATGGCGGAGGCAGCCCGGCGCTGGCTCTCGGCAGCAAAGCTGTCCTGCTCCTCGCGGCTGATGTGGAAGCGCTCGGCCACATTCTCCGCTGTCCTGGGCATACTCAGAGCAGTGCCGTAGATGGATGCGGGCTGGGCTGTGGTGCCCGCCTCTATGTTGGAGTCCACTAGGGTCAAGGGGCCGTCCCCCCAGCGCTCGTGGCGCAGATAGTGAGGCGCGCGGCTCATGTTCTCGGTACCGCCAGCCACAATGACGTCGGCTTCGCCGCACCAGATCTCCTGGCAGCCGCTGAACAGAGCCTGCATGGCAGAGGCGCACAGGCGATTGACGGTAAAACCGGGTACACTCTCCGGCAGACCGGCCTCCAGCGCGGCGCACCGGGCAATGTTGGAGGCCTCGGTACTCTGCCGCACTTCGCCAAAAATAACCTCGTCTACCCAATCTTTGTTCACATTGGCGCGCCGCAAGGCTTCCTGAATAACCAGCGCGCCCATCGTGTGGGCAGGCACGCTTTTCAGAGAGCCGCCGTATTTCCCCACGGCGGTGCGGACGGCGCCCATGATATAAACGGTTTCCATTTCCATAAAAAGATTCCCCTTTCACAAAGTCCTGCCGCAGTGCAGCAGACTGAATTGGTACACATTCTATATCAACGTGTTAAAGCAATCTCCGTGCCAATTCATTATGGGATAAAGGGGAAAATAAAATTGATAGGGAAGCAGGGCCCTTTTTTGTTTGTAGCTTCACCAAATTCGGGTGTTTCCCGCAAATTCTTGTGGTTTGGGAAAAGCGTGTCACGACTTGAGTACAGCAGTCGTTCTCTTGTGGAATGCACAAATTGTTGTGCATTTGCACTTGTTGTGCAGCGCCGTTGCACAATATTTTTGCATTTGATTTCATTTTTTAGTTTAGAATGCATTTACATGCGACCAAAAATTCGGAAAATTCTGTCGAAGTGGCACTTTACAGCCAGTCCGTTTTTTACACAATAAAAGTTACGCCTTCCCAAGCCGGGTTGGCCTGCCGGAACTTTTCGGGTAGGACCGGCTTTTTTTATGGGTAAAACTTTTGAAATGTGGAGAACAATTTGGCACGATTTTTGCTAAATCACCTGGGTAGAAACACACAAGGAGCTTGCCTTGCTGAATTCTGGAAAGGAGATTGAAACATAGTGGGAATACAATTTGAAAATATTCTCTATGAGGTCCGGGGTGGCATTTTATATCTGACTCTGAATCGCCCGGAGGCCCGGAACGCCCTTACCCCAGAGATGTGGAAGGATATCAGCGCTGCTGTACAATGCGCCCGGGAGGATGATTCCATCAGGGTAGTTATCATCACCGGTGCTGGGGAAAAGGCTTTGGCCAGCGGAGCGGACATTCGCGAAATTCATGACCGCGACTATTTAAAAATGCTGGTGGGCACGGCGCCGGTGGCCCTGAAAAATCTGGAGGATTTGTATAAGCCTGTTATCTGCGCGATTAACGGCTATGCCTTGGGAGGCGGCTGTGAACTGGCCATGGCTTGTGATATTCGAATCGCTACCAGGCGCTCCAAGCTCGGGCAGCCCGAAGTTGGCCTGAGCATCATTCCCGGCGCCGGTGGAACCCAGCGACTGAGCCGGCTGGTGGGGCTGGGCAAGGCCAGGGAACTGATCTACACCGGAAAAATCATCACCGCACAGGAGGCGCAGGCCATTGGCCTGCTTAACCAGGTGACCGAGGACGACCAAAGCGCCCTGATGGCCGCAGCGGAGGAGATGGCCCACCAGATTATGGCTAAGGGGCCGGTGGCGATCACCATGGCAAAAATGGCTATCAATCTGGGCTATGAGACCGACATGAACACCGGCCTGATGATTGAGCGCTTGGCTCAGACCATCGCGTTCAGCACCGAGGACAGGAAAGAGGGCACCGCCGCTTTTCTGGAGAAGCGGCCCGCACAGTTCAAGGGGCGCTGAACGCTAGCCGCACCGCTACACAAATGAAGTGGAAAATAATTCATTAGAAAGCATTAGGGAGGATATTATTATGAAACCAATGGAAGGTATTCGTGTGGTAGAGTTGTCCACTATGCTGGCCGGCCCTATGACGGCCCGGATTCTGGCAGAGTGGGGTGCCGATGTGATCAAGGTGGAATCCGTCAACGGCGACGCATGGCGCAAGCAGGCGGGCACCACGCTTTCCCCCTGCACGAAGGAAGCAAACCCCAATTTTGACGTGCAAAACATGAACAAACGCTTTGTTTGCCTGAACCTGCGAACGGAGGCAGGGCACGCCGCCATGATGAAGCTTTTGTCCGGAGCAGACGTTTTTATCACGAACTACCGCGTTCAGGCATTGGAGCCCATGGGCCTTACTTATGATCAGCTGAAGGAGAAATTCCCCCGTCTGATCCATGCCTCCGTGCTGGGCTATGGCAGCGAGGGCCCGGAGAGCTCGCGCCCCGGATATGACTACACCGTATTTTTTGCCAGAACCGGTCTGATGGCCGATTTAGCTCCGGCCGGAGGCCCTCCCCTCATCCCCGTAGGAGGAATAGGTGACCACAGCGTGGCCGTTGCGCTGTCCGGGGGAATCGCCGCCGCGCTTTATCAAAGATCTGTTACAGGGGAGGGCGATAAGGTGGATGTCTCCCTGCTGCAGGCCGGCACCTTCATTAACTGCACCGGTATCTTAAACGGCTTTAACGGGCGCAAGTTGCCCCGTGATCGTTACGACTGCGGACACGCTGGGAGCAACACCTACCAGGGGGCCGACGGGGAGTGGTTTTATCTTGCCATCATTGATTACCGGCGTTTCCCGGAATTCTGCCAGGTGGTCGGTTTGCCCGAGATCGCAACAGACCCCAGATTCTCCACATCGGAGGAGTATTACAGGAATAGGGGAGAGCTTACCAGGATTCTGGATAAAAAATTTGCGGAACAGCCGGTATCTTACTGGCATGAGCTGCTGGATGCCCACGATCTTCCACATGAGGTTCTGTATCACTATAAGGACGTTCCCTACGACCCGCAGGTGCAGGCGAACCACTATACCTATTTCCATGAATATTCGGACGGAACCAAAACCGTGTTTTCTAACGGCCCTGTTCATTTTGGCTCCATCGATCCCTCTGCGATCCCCTGCCGGACTTCCGGCTCCATCGGTCAGGATACGGATGAGGTTCTGAAGGAATGCGGCTACTCAGATGACGAAATCCATGCGATGCATCAGTCCGACGAGATCAAATAATTCCGGAAAGGAGATTCGGCGCCCTATGTATACTCTCGGAATCGATATCGGCTCCACTTCCAGCAAGGCTGTGATCCTACAGGACGG
Above is a window of Faecalispora anaeroviscerum DNA encoding:
- a CDS encoding 3-hydroxyacyl-CoA dehydrogenase family protein, with the translated sequence MNIEQVKTIVVIGAGAMGQQIAMNTALNGRASGYQIILCDPFPSAVEKAQKWADDYLAGRVAKGRITQAEADQISASLSFSQDVDGAATQADLVIEAIIEDLEIKRELFGRISKLCKPDAILGTNSSNIVSSKLAEVTQNPQRLLNIHYFNPALVMQLVELVRGPHTAPEVIETAKAFAVSTGKAPIVINKEIAGFVANRINAAVTHEACSLLEKGVASVEDIDTACEKGLGYPMGPFRLMDLTGIDVNYYVRRDRYAESGDEYDKPSPLVVEKFQKGEFGRKTGKGWYDYSETGKK
- a CDS encoding thiolase family protein, whose translation is MEMETVYIMGAVRTAVGKYGGSLKSVPAHTMGALVIQEALRRANVNKDWVDEVIFGEVRQSTEASNIARCAALEAGLPESVPGFTVNRLCASAMQALFSGCQEIWCGEADVIVAGGTENMSRAPHYLRHERWGDGPLTLVDSNIEAGTTAQPASIYGTALSMPRTAENVAERFHISREEQDSFAAESQRRAASAIAAGHFKEEILPVEVKEKRKTFVFDTDEFPRSGTTMEILAGLKPIVKPDGTVTAGNSCGLNDGASALVLMSERKMNETGLKPLARIVGITRAALDPAIMGYGPVVATRRLMERTGMTVDQMDLVELNEAFASQALACTHDLGLNPEKVNINGGAIALGHPLGSTGTRLIVTLLHNLQRTGGRYGLATLCIGGGQSMATIIEKL
- a CDS encoding enoyl-CoA hydratase/isomerase family protein, translating into MQFENILYEVRGGILYLTLNRPEARNALTPEMWKDISAAVQCAREDDSIRVVIITGAGEKALASGADIREIHDRDYLKMLVGTAPVALKNLEDLYKPVICAINGYALGGGCELAMACDIRIATRRSKLGQPEVGLSIIPGAGGTQRLSRLVGLGKARELIYTGKIITAQEAQAIGLLNQVTEDDQSALMAAAEEMAHQIMAKGPVAITMAKMAINLGYETDMNTGLMIERLAQTIAFSTEDRKEGTAAFLEKRPAQFKGR
- a CDS encoding CaiB/BaiF CoA transferase family protein, which translates into the protein MKPMEGIRVVELSTMLAGPMTARILAEWGADVIKVESVNGDAWRKQAGTTLSPCTKEANPNFDVQNMNKRFVCLNLRTEAGHAAMMKLLSGADVFITNYRVQALEPMGLTYDQLKEKFPRLIHASVLGYGSEGPESSRPGYDYTVFFARTGLMADLAPAGGPPLIPVGGIGDHSVAVALSGGIAAALYQRSVTGEGDKVDVSLLQAGTFINCTGILNGFNGRKLPRDRYDCGHAGSNTYQGADGEWFYLAIIDYRRFPEFCQVVGLPEIATDPRFSTSEEYYRNRGELTRILDKKFAEQPVSYWHELLDAHDLPHEVLYHYKDVPYDPQVQANHYTYFHEYSDGTKTVFSNGPVHFGSIDPSAIPCRTSGSIGQDTDEVLKECGYSDDEIHAMHQSDEIK